From the Candidatus Hydrogenedentota bacterium genome, the window TGTCCGCTGCTGCATGTGAAGGACATGGAGCCGGAGGAACCGCATTCGTTCACGGAGATGGGCCGCGGCATGATGGATTGGAAAAGCATATTCGCGGCAGCACGTCAGGCGGATGTGCGGTGGTATATCGTGGAGCAGGACATCTGCAAGCGTGATTCGTTCGAGAGCGCCCGTATCAGCGCAGAATTCATGCGAGGCATTGCGAACGGGTAACAGCACTTGGGGGCTTGAAGCATGGCGTCGATTCATGACGGTCCGCGATCGCCGCTTTTTCGCGCAGTACCGCTGAAGGGAAATACGACATTCTCGCGCTTGAAGGAAGCCGGCGCTTCCAGGGCCATGTGCGAAGCGGCATCGCGCGCACCCACGGGGCAATGCACATGCTGGGGCATTCCCTTTGAGGTGAAGAAACCTCTTTTCGCAAAGGAGGAGACTGTCTCGGTGCCGTTGGGTTGCTCGCGTGTGACGTGGTTAGTCTTCATGCACACCACGGACATCGAGGCCATCGACTGGAACGAACACGGTTTTCTGTCGCCAACGCGCGGAATAGGCCGTCTTGCGGAACCGGTCGCTGACTACGTGTTTGAGTACCGAGACGGGACGGAAATTCGACAGACTATTCTGCGGCGCCATCAGATTGGCATGTTTTCGCGCATTTGGGGAGAGAATTGCTTCAAGGCCGTCGCTTCCTCGAAGCCCTTCTCAATTCCTCCCGTGCACGAGCAGGTGATTCCTCCGCCTCCTGGAGCTACGGAGGGTTACTACGGAGGGAGTCAGACGCGGGTCCGGCAACCCGATATTCTGCCGTGGGTCAACTGGCTATGGGCGTGGGAGAATCCGTATCCGGAGAAGCGCATTGCTTCGTTGCGGATAGAACCCAAGGGGTGGGGCGTTCTGCTTTCGGGCGTTTCCGCGGGAAACGCAACGTCGCTGCCATTGCGCTGGGAGCCGCGGAAGAAAGCAATTCTGAACCTGCCGAAAGGTGTCCTCTTCGATCGCGCCTTGTCGGAGCACGGTCTGTATAAACAGATTCAGATCGATTTGGGGCAGATTATCTCGGCTGTGCCGAGGGCGATCTATCCCAACGATACGTGGAGCGAGTCGTACAACAATCAGCTTCCCGAGATATCGGATCGGGAAGTGTTAGTGGAGTACACCTGTCATCGAGACGCGAAGTTCCATGTTGCAGGAAGGATGATTGCGGTATCGGACCTTGAGAAGGGAACAAAGGCCGGACCGCTGACGCCGGTATCGCCGACGGCGCGGCGGGTATCGTTTCGAGTCATCGACAAGACTTCCAAGCGGCCTGTCCCGGTCAAGCTGCACGTACACGGTGAGGCAGGCGAATACCTTGCGCCGCTTGACCGGCATCGATTTATCAACTATGGATGGATTGAAGACTACGCGCCTGAATTCCTCCATCAGCAGAGACATGCCTGCACGTACATTTCGGGCGAGGCGACCCTTGATTTGCCGATAGGCAACGTCTTCATCGAAGTTAGCAAAGGCTTTGAAATTCGCCCCATTCGCCGTGTGCAGCGCATAACGCCGGCCACGGAGTCCATTACCATCGAAATAGAGAGAGTGCTTCCGTGGCGCGAGCGTGGCTGGGTGACCGCGGACACACATGTCCATTTTCTGTCGCCGCAGACGGCCATGCTCGAAGGCAGCGCCGAAGGTGTCAATGTCGTCAACCTGTTGGCAAGCCAATGGGGTGAGTTGATGACGAACGTGGGCGACTTCGACGGGAAAACGACTTTCGGTTCGAAGGAAGCTGGGGGCGACGGCGAATGGCTAGTGCGCGTGGGCACAGAGAATCGCCAACACGTGTTGGGGCACATTTCGTTGCTGGGATACCGAGGTAACCTCATTGCGCCGTTGTGCGTGGGTGGTCCCGATGAATCGGCACTGGGCGACCCTGTCGGGGTGTTGCTGTCGGAGTGGGCGAGGCAATGCAAGTCGCAAGGCGGATTGGTGGTCATGCCGCATTTTCCGAATCCGCGATGCGAGAATGCCGCCAATCTGATAAGCGGAGACGTGGACGCCGTTGAAATGACTTCGTGGGGGAATCTCTATGGAGGCATCGATCCGTACTCGTTGTCCGACTGGTATCGCTACCTGAACTGCGGCTACTTCCATGCGGCGGTTGGAGGCACCGACAAGATGACCGCTTCAACGGCCGTGGGTGCAATCCGCACGTACGCACATCTGGAGGAAGACCAGGCATTCACGTATGAAGCGTGGATGGAAGCGGTACGAAAAGGGCACACGTTCGTTACGTACGGACCGCTACTCGAGTTCTCGGTCGACGGCCATCGTTCCGGATCGTGGATATCGATGAAGAGCAGCGGGGGAACTGTCGAGGTCGAATGGCGCGCTGCGACGGTTACGGTTCCGATGACACGTGTCGAGTTGATTGTGAACGGCGAGATTCGCGAAAGCCAATCTGTTGGAGCGTGGGAAGCGGAGGGGCATTGGTCAACTTCTATTGGAAAAAGCTCGTGGATAGCCGTGCTGGTTCGAGGCAAGTACGCCGACAAGCCAGAAGTGATAATCGCGCACACGTCGCCAGTCATGATACCCGTGGAAGGCTCCCCGTTCTTTGCGGCAGCCGACGCGCTGACAATCCTTGAGCAAATCGAAGGGGCCCTGGCCTATCTGGATACGCTGGGAACGCGT encodes:
- a CDS encoding CehA/McbA family metallohydrolase: MASIHDGPRSPLFRAVPLKGNTTFSRLKEAGASRAMCEAASRAPTGQCTCWGIPFEVKKPLFAKEETVSVPLGCSRVTWLVFMHTTDIEAIDWNEHGFLSPTRGIGRLAEPVADYVFEYRDGTEIRQTILRRHQIGMFSRIWGENCFKAVASSKPFSIPPVHEQVIPPPPGATEGYYGGSQTRVRQPDILPWVNWLWAWENPYPEKRIASLRIEPKGWGVLLSGVSAGNATSLPLRWEPRKKAILNLPKGVLFDRALSEHGLYKQIQIDLGQIISAVPRAIYPNDTWSESYNNQLPEISDREVLVEYTCHRDAKFHVAGRMIAVSDLEKGTKAGPLTPVSPTARRVSFRVIDKTSKRPVPVKLHVHGEAGEYLAPLDRHRFINYGWIEDYAPEFLHQQRHACTYISGEATLDLPIGNVFIEVSKGFEIRPIRRVQRITPATESITIEIERVLPWRERGWVTADTHVHFLSPQTAMLEGSAEGVNVVNLLASQWGELMTNVGDFDGKTTFGSKEAGGDGEWLVRVGTENRQHVLGHISLLGYRGNLIAPLCVGGPDESALGDPVGVLLSEWARQCKSQGGLVVMPHFPNPRCENAANLISGDVDAVEMTSWGNLYGGIDPYSLSDWYRYLNCGYFHAAVGGTDKMTASTAVGAIRTYAHLEEDQAFTYEAWMEAVRKGHTFVTYGPLLEFSVDGHRSGSWISMKSSGGTVEVEWRAATVTVPMTRVELIVNGEIRESQSVGAWEAEGHWSTSIGKSSWIAVLVRGKYADKPEVIIAHTSPVMIPVEGSPFFAAADALTILEQIEGALAYLDTLGTRCEVERHKRMWLTLTSAHRRLHNELHAHGHFHTHTHPHDHPEHRD